Proteins from a single region of Trichomycterus rosablanca isolate fTriRos1 chromosome 16, fTriRos1.hap1, whole genome shotgun sequence:
- the aff4 gene encoding AF4/FMR2 family member 4 codes for MNREDRNVLRMKERERRNQEIQQGGEAFPASSPLFPEPYKVSSKEDKLSSRIQSMLGNYDEMKETIGEAPLSKLMPKASSSSSSEEKSMYTDQRGGGSQNQSNKWTPIGSSAGTSASSLSKSQNRSSSGNPSSHSSSQRSGSNSQRHEREFSSKKSSKHEHKGSMNSSNHSRSLTADQHSKERYRSKSPRDREANWDSPSRVHSSSSSSSTTFPSGQHSGQAFPPSLMSKPGSMLQKPTAYVRPMDGQETAEPKTCSSSSSSSSESYGGQVHGSSVGEMKANSKAVLAKLKIPAPVEGSMPGDVSCVDAILKEMTQSWPPPLTAIHTPCKTEPSKFPFPTKDASLTSFGGLKKSISGKGSSASQQAKSCDGDQSNTLHDDLKLSSSEDSDTEQDSTKRNNVASNNSNNNGEVAEREDSSSHSGSESSSGSESESESSSTDSETNEPPRAASPEREQPLANKWQLDNWLPKMEDRDTSAARGYSGSQGPKDSASTPGRDQRANQKSSENSRGRQKSPAQSAEGGTGTTQRRSTGKKAPKKAEKPVVAEEQKASLKVESETRPETPQHRARAPNKGPRKPAAKKEPKKEARAPPDKRKSKTQPARTTQKSREFVETEPSSSSDSEEEEEESAPSSSHTPKYPTSVFSPMEEKNLLSPLFEPEEKPPIPRQLLVTIDLNLLSRVPGRVFKDVEIKVERDSPGEGKDTQKQPAEKGVSKGKRKHKNEDNLKPDNKKSRLEEKSSHHKPNKESSKRIEKEKEPVPSPSMTLQCTPKSENQGRKRTASQSSSSLPSSASSKEAPKSSSGSKHRKGDDKQSRSKDTKEKSSKSENQLAVPPLTSDGSKRSKLLFEDRVHSADHYLQEAKKLKHNADALVDRFEKAVYYLDAVVSFIECGNALEKSAQEAKSPFPMYAETVELIKYTMKLKNYMAPDATSADKRLTVLCLRCQSLLYLRLFKLRKESALKYSKTLTEHLKNSLSNTQAPSPGMANKAAGMPSPVSPKVSPGNTGNYSSSSSSSQSGSSSVTIPQRIHQMAASYVQVTSNFLYATDVWEQAEQLAKEQKEFFTELDKVMGPLIFNTSSMTELVRYTRQGLHWLRLDAKLLS; via the exons ATGAACCGTGAAGACCGGAATGTGCTCCGTATGAAAGAACGTGAAAGGAGAAATCAAGAAATCCAGCAGGGAGGAGAGGCTTTTCCAGCCAGCTCCCCCCTTTTTCCTGAACCTTATAAAGTT TCCAGCAAGGAAGACAAACTCTCAAGTCGCATCCAGAGCATGCTAGGAAACTACGACGAAATGAAAGAAACGATTGGTGAAGCTCCCTTGTCTAAGCTCATGCCCAAAGCCTCAAGCTCCTCCTCCTCAGAGGAGAAATCAATGTACACTGACCAGCGTGGTGGAGGTAGCCAGAATCAGAGCAACAAATGGACTCCTATTGGCTCATCCGCTGGAACCTCTGCCTCATCTTTATCGAAATCCCAGAACCGCTCGAGCTCTGGCAACCCGAGCAGTCACAGCAGTAGCCAGCGCTCCGGCTCCAATAGCCAGCGGCACGAGCGGGAATTCAGTAGCAAGAAATCGAGCAAACATGAGCACAAGGGCTCCATGAACTCAAGCAACCACTCCCGCTCGCTAACCGCCGACCAACACAGCAAGGAGCGATACCGCTCCAAATCACCCAGAGACCGTGAGGCTAACTGGGACTCGCCGTCCAGGGTGCACTCgtcctcctcttcttcttccACTACTTTTCCCAGCGGGCAGCACTCGGGCCAGGCATTCCCACCCTCGCTCATGTCCAAACCCGGCTCCATGCTGCAGAAGCCCACAGCCTACGTCAGGCCCATGGATGGCCAGGAGACAGCCGAGCCCAAGACCTGttcttcttcatcctcctcctcttcaGAGTCCTACGGGGGCCAGGTGCATGGTAGCAGCGTGGGGGAAATGAAGGCCAACAGCAAAGCGGTGCTCGCCAAGCTTAAGATCCCAGCACCAGTAGAG GGATCTATGCCGGGAGACGTGAGCTGCGTTGATGCGATTTTAAAG GAAATGACTCAATCCTGGCCTCCACCACTCACAGCCATTCATACTCCCTGCAAGACTGAGCCTTCGAAATTTCCCTTTCCCACTAAG GATGCCTCGCTTACGAGTTTCGGAGGACTAA AAAAATCCATCTCAGGGAAGGGCTCATCTGCCAGTCAGCAGGCCAAATCATGTGATGGAGACCAGTCCAA CACGCTGCATGACGATCTGAAACTCAGCAGCAGTGAAGACAGTGACACGGAACAGGACTCCACCAAAAGAAACAACGTAGCAAG taataacagtaataataacggaGAAGTAGCAGAGAGGGAGGACTCAAGTAGTCACAGTGGCTCAGAAAGCAGCTCTGGATCCGAGAGTGAGAGCGAAAGCAGCTCTACAGACAGCGAGACCAACGAGCCACCCCGTGCGGCCTCGCCCGAG CGTGAACAGCCTTTGGCCAACAAGTGGCAGCTGGACAACTGGCTTCCCAAAATGGAGGACCGGGACACCAGCGCTGCCCGAGGCTACAGCGGCAGTCAGGGTCCCAAAGACTCCGCCTCCACACCAGGACGGGATCAGCGAGCCAACCAGAAGAGCTCAGAGAACAGCCGAGGGCGGCAGAAATCACCCGCGCAAAGCGCCGAAGGAGGCACCGGTACCACTCAACGGCGCTCTACGGGCAAAAAGGCGCCCAAGAAGGCAGAAAAGCCCGTCGTAGCAGAGGAACAAAAAGCCAGCCTGAAGGTAGAGAGCGAGACTCGACCCGAGACACCCCAGCACCGCGCAAGAGCACCCAACAAGGGCCCACGCAAACCTGCCGCCAAGAAAGAGCCCAAAAAGGAGGCTCGGGCCCCTCCAGATAAGcgcaaatccaaaacacagccgGCCAGGACGACTCAGAAGTCACGAGAGTTTGTGGAAACGGAACCGTCGTCATCGTCAGACtcggaggaggaggaagaagagagCGCGCCATCTTCATCACATACTCCGAAATACCCTACCAGTGTTTTTTCTCCCATGGAGGAGAAGAATCTTCTCTCGCCGCTTTTCGAGCCGGAGGAGAAACCACCCATACCCAGACAGCTGCTCGTGACCATTGACCTCAACCTGCTGAGCCGAGTGCCTGGCAGGGTTTTTAAAGATGTAGAGATAAAGGTGGAAAGAGACTCACCTGGTGAGGGGAAGGACACTCAGAAGCAGCCTGCAGAAAAGGGAGTCAGTAAGGGCAAAAGGAAGCATAAG AATGAGGACAATCTCAAACCAGATAACAAGAAATCTAGGCTGGAGGAGAAGTCATCGCACCATAAGCCGAATAAGGA GTCGTCAAAGCGGATAGAGAAGGAGAAGGAACCTGTGCCATCTCCCTCCATGACCCTCCAGTGCACGCCCAAGTCTGAGAACCAAGGCCGTAAACGTACTGCCAGCCAGTCATCCAGTTCACTGCCGAGCAGTGCCAGCAGCAAAGAGGCCCCGAAGAGCAGCTCCGGCTCCAAGCACCGCAAGGGTGATGACAAACAGAGCCGCAGCAAGGACACCAAG GAGAAGAGCTCCAAGAGTGAGAATCAGCTGGCGGTTCCCCCCCTTACCTCAGACGGTTCCAAGAGGTCCAAACTGCTCTTTGAGGACAG GGTTCACTCTGCTGACCATTACCTTCAAGAAGCCAAGAAGCTGAAACACAATGCGGACGCTCTG GTGGACAGATTTGAAAAGGCTGTATATTACCTGGACGCTGTGGTCTCCTTTATCGAGTGTGGCAACGCATTGGAGAAAAGTGCACAGGAAGCCAAATCCCCTTTCCCTATGTATGCTGAAACTGTGGAACTCATTAA GTACACTATGAAATTAAAGAACTACATGGCACCAGATGCTACGTCGGCTGATAAAAGGCTGACAGTGCTGTG CCTGAGATGCCAGTCTCTCCTCTACCTGAGGCTCTTCAAACTGAGGAAGGAAAGTGCGCTGAAGTACTCAAAGACTCTTACTGAACATTTAAAG AATTCACTAAGTAACACTCAAGCTCCGTCTCCTGGAATGGCAAA CAAAGCAGCAGGCATGCCATCCCCGGTGTCTCCCAAGGTGTCCCCTGGCAACACAGGCAACTATTCCTCCAGTAGCTCCTCGAGCCAGAGTGGCAGCTCCTCCGTCACTATTCCCCAGCGCATCCACCAGATGGCGGCCAGCTACGTTCAGGTCACATCCAACTTTCTCTATGCCACCGATGTGTGGGAGCAAGCCGAGCAGCTGGCCAAGGAACAGAAAG AGTTCTTCACTGAGCTGGATAAGGTGATGGGCCCACTGATTTTTAACACCAGCAGCATGACAGAACTGGTACGCTACACACGGCAGGGTCTGCACTGGCTGCGGCTCGATGCCAAGCTCCTTTCATAA